The Candidatus Methylomirabilis limnetica DNA window AACGATGGTCTGCCTCGCCAAGACCGAAAGAGGCTTTCGGCTACTGTGGGTTCTTACCCCTGAACTTGCTCAAGCGTAGGGCATCAGGATGGTAACTGCTCAGGTGTTTAGGCTGAAGGCTATAAAATATTATCTCGCAAGGCACGAATCAAGCTATTCAAGACCTTCTCGGTTTCTACGACCTTTGGTTCAAGCAGAGCTTAATCCTCGTTGGGCAAGAAGCCCAAATGCTTTGACAGATTTAGTTGATAGCGCAGTTACCTCTGATTACCCCTAAAAGCCTTCAGCCTTCAGCCTATCTACCTGAGTAGTTACTCAGGATGAACGTCGAAACGAAAGGATTGCGATTTACGATGGGAGGACGATGAGAGCGCTGCTCATTATGCTACTGGGTGGGTGGATCGTCGGCACCTTACTGATGTCGTTCGTGGCAACGCAGAATTTTCGTACAGTCGATCGGCTGCTGTCTGCGCCAACCGTTGAGTTCTCGCGCGCCATCGCCCCCCTCGCACACGATGAGGCTCGCGGCGTCCTGCGCTATCTCGTTTCAGAATTGAATCGGCTTTTCTTTAGCGCCTGGGGGCTCACCCAGCTTGCGCTCGGCGCGGCCGTCGTCGCTGCCGCCATCGGACTGAGACCCCTGGACCGCACAGTGATCACTATCGCCGCAACGGTCTCCGTCATCGTCGTCGTGTCGCTACTGCTCAGCCAATCCCTCCTGTCGCTCGGCCGAAGTCTGGACTTTGTCCCCCGGACCCTGGTGTCCATCGACTTGGCACGCTTCCGGAAACTGCACCTGATTTATACCGCTCTCGATCTGCTCAAACTGACTCTCTGCATCTGGCTACTGATTCGCTCCGCTCGCCAGGCGAGTCTGGCCCCCATGAAGCGCTGAGCCGAGGATGGTTGACGATAGGCCAGATAAATGGGCCGTTTTCTTCATCAGCGTAACGGGAGCTTCCAGGCTAAGGCGGGAGAAAAACAGCGCTCGGAAAGAAAACGACCTCCCGGAGAGATCTCCGGGAGGTCGTAACGGTTCAGAGGGAACGTAAGCTAACTAGGCTGCTCTAGAGACGTTGGCGGCCTGCTTACCCTTTGGCCCATCCACTACCTCGAACTCCACAGCCTGCCCTTCATTGAGCGACCGGAAGCCGGCTCCAGTAATCGCAGAATAGTGCACGAATACGTCGTCGCCGTCTTCCCGTGCAATAAAGCCGTAGCCCTTCGCATCGTTGAACCACTTTACAGTACCAGTAACTCGTTCCAAAACCTCACCCCCCCTCTATCTAAAATCTCGAGGCCATGCCCCGATAAACAAAAACCGCGAAAGCCCCATCCAGCAGCTTTGCGCGGTTCTCTCCCTTCCACAACAAAAGCGTGCTACACCAACGGCCGTATCATAAAGACAATGCATCGCGATGTCAAGAACTTTTTTACTTCCTTACAACATCGAATCCAGCAATCAGCGCTCACATGAAATCCCCCCCCACCCCCCTTTATCAAAGGGGGGAACCCGAGGGGGATTTCAGTCGTAGGCGATTTTCCAAGTAAAGCTGATCGCTACCGTAGATAGCATCTACGGATGGACAAAATTCCGGGATAGTTCAACCTCAGTGACTTTTCCTCTAATCTTACTACTGATATTGACGTTGAACTGATCCGTGAGGTCTCTACTGAACAGGATAAGGGTATTCAGGAGCTTTCCAGAGTCGATCTCAGAGATTTGCGCATTCCTGTCCACCTTCTCCTGATAGAATTTGACAACTTGCTTATACGGTGCGTTGACTGTGAAACTGATCTGAACCCATCGCGTCCCTTCCCCTTCTCCAGACCGATGAACGATGGTGGAAGGGATCGCCTTTGGATGAATCGGAAGGCCAACATCGTCCTGAGCAAAGACCTGTGAGACGAGAAGGGGCGCTACCAAGAACGCAAGCGCCAATAGTACACCCATCCGTCCAGCCACTCGCTCCAGCATCAGCGGACCCGTCCTCTGTTCTACCAGGAGATCCTCTCCGGATCTCCTTTATAGATAGACCGAATCCATGCAATGATCTTCCATACCTGCTCATCGCTGAGGATGGCCCCGAAGACCGCCGGCATGGTCTGTCCTGGATAGGTCCCCTTGGTAACCTTGAAGTAGGTCTCGTCGTCACCACCAAACTTCCAAGTATCACGTATGAATGCCGTAGCCCCAGCCATCGCGCCACCACCGCCTGAGCCATGGCAGCCTGGACAGCCGGACTGCAGATACAATTGACGCCCCTCTTTGATCGCGTCTGCGTTCCCGGTGAACGGGTTGAGCTTTTTTGGCTTCTGCGGATCAGCAGGTGCGGGGGCCTCTGATCCTTTCGGTTGTTGGCCGGATTCTTCTATCTTCGCCGGCTCTTTCTGGGTCTGAGCCGTGAGACTCTGAACACATCCCAACATCACAAAGGTCAGGATTAACATAGCAAGAAGCGACTTCTTCTGTCTCATGGTCACTGTTCCTCGTTCGTGTTTAGGTAAGGTTTGCCCCTTTCACCCGGTTTTAATAAGAGGGGAGGGGATCGTCCCGATCGAAGCTACGGTAAAAGATCTCTCCCGGTTTCTCTTCCACCTTTGGAAATTGCTCGTGCGCCAGGAGTGGTAGAAGGGGCACACCATACTCCTCCAGAATCTTTCTGATTTCGGCATGCCGTTTACTAATCGCCTGCTCAAGCTCAGCCTTGAGTGCCGTATTGCCTTCTTTCACCCCCATAGAAAACTCGAAGGTGAAAGGGATCCTCGGCTCCCCACCCTGAAGGAGGACTACCTCAAGAGGTGTCGATCCATTCAACCGTTTTGCAAAATAGCCAGCCATCGGCCCCCAATCCAATACGACATCGATCTCGCCGGCAACAAGGTCCCGGATGATCTTGTCCGAACGCTCATTCTGGTCGCCATAATTGACGAGACTGTAGCCGACGAGATTTGTCCTGATATCCCTATTGGCCAATGCCTCCATGGGGGGGGAATTAATATAGACTCCGATCTTGAGACGCTTCAGGATCGGGTCATCTAGCGAGCTGATATGAAACCCCCGATCCTTGCGATAGACAAAGGCATACGCCGAACGGTAATAGGGCTTGGTCCAGAGAACCCGATCCCAACCCTGAGGGATCGAGATCATGACATCACAGAGTCCCGGTTTCAACGCTCTCCGAACTAACCCCTGCTGATGCGGCCACCAGAAATAGGTGAGTTCTATCTTCATTTCCTTGGCGATGACTTCGGCGATCTTGTTTTCAAAACCTTCTGATTGCTTGTTGGAGAATGGCAGGTTATTTGGATCGCCGCAGACACGGAGTGGGTTGACATGCCCCCCCCAGGCTTGCCAGGCAAAGGGAAACAGAATCATCACTACAACGAATCCGCTGAGAATGGCTGATCTTCGGCTCATTATACTCCCTTTAGCTTAGCCAAGCCGCTACCTTGCACGGGAAAAAAACCGGCGCCGAGGGCATAACCCTTCGGCGCCGGCATCAGGCATGCTCGCTTAGAGGCCGAAGACGTAGAGCGTCCCGCCCTTGGTTGTGGCCATGGGCAGACCTGACAAGTAGGCGGCATTCACCCCGCCCAATGCGGCGGTTGGATCGTCCGACGGAAGGTCGAGCGACACGGTGGCGCCAAACCACCCGCCAACGCCGGAGTATACGGCGACATACTGCTTGCCGTCAGGCCCCTTGTAGGTGATCGGATTACCGATGATCCCGGACCCCACCTTGTGCTTCCACAAAAGCTTCCCATCTCGGGCATCGACCGCTTTGAACCAGCCGTCCATCGTACCATAGAAGACCACATTGGTAGAGGTCACCACGGGCCCACTCCATGGGGGCTGACTCTCTTTAATGGCCCACGCCCTTTTCCCTTTGACGACATCCCAGGCAATGAGATCTCCCCACCAGCCCTTGTCTTTACCTTCGTGGCCTTCGTACATCAGAACGGTGGCGCCCACGTACGGAGCCCCCGCCGTGTACTGAACCTTAACGCCTTCATAGCTCATACACATGTTGTTGACGGACGCGTAGAAGAGGTTCGTCACCGGGGAGTAGGCAGCAGGCAGGTAGTTCTTACCACCCATCGCGCAAGGGCAGATGTTCTTGGTGTCTTCACCCTGCTTAGTTAACTTGTCAGGGTTTACGATCGGCCGCCCCGTCTTCAGGTCGATCCCCTTCGCCCAGTTGACATAGACGAACGCATCGGCCCGGAGAAGTGTCCCGTCAGCGCGGTCAAGGGTGTATACAAAGCCGTTTCTGTCGAAATGAGTCAGAACCTTGCGCTTTTTGCCATCGATCGTCTGCTCGGTCAGGACGGATTCGTCGATCCCATCGTAGTCCCAGTTGTCCCACGGAGTCATCTGGTATGCCCACTTGGCCACCCCAGTGTCAGGATTGCGGGCCCATATGGTCATCGACCACTTGTTATCGCCGCCTTTCCGAGGGGCGGGGTTCCAGGTCCCGGGGTTACCGCTGCCGTAGTAGAACAGGTTCAGATCAGGATCGTATGCATAGTAGCCCCAAGTGGTGCCACCGCCCGTTTTCCACTCCTCGCCAGGCCAGCTCTTGGTCCCCTCGCCAAATCGTCCGTAATGCGGGTTGGCGGCGTTGAAGTCGGAGGCAAGCTTGAGATCCTCATCGGGCCCCACGCTGCGGGCCTTCCAGACCTGCTTGCCGGTGTTGATGTCGTAGGCCGCCACCCAGCCTCGGACTCCAAACTCACCACCGGCGACGCCGGCAATGTATTTATCCTTAATCACCAGGCCGGCGGCGGTATTCGTCTCACCCTTGGAAGGGTCGGCATTCCGAGTCTTCCAGAGCTCCTTACCGGTCTTGGCATCGAGGGCAATAACCATTCCATCGAGCGTTTGGTACAGGATCTTGCCGTTCCCATATTGGAGGCCCTTATGCACTAAGTCGCAGCAGGCGACCGGAACCGCCTTTGGATCGTGCTTGGCCACGTACTTCCACTTGATCGGCGCCCCTTCCTTGGTCAGATCGAGGGCAAAAATATTATGCGAGTTGCCCGTAGAATAGGAGCTATGGGCATACATCGTGTCGCCGACAACCAGCGGGCCTCCCTGTTGGCCGTTGAGTGTCCCCAGCGAGAACGACCACGCGACTTTAAGATTTTTCGCGTTCTCGGGCGTAATCTGGTTCAGGGTGCTGTAGCGGGTCCCTGCGTAGTCCTTGCTCTGCTGCGCCCATTGGCCATCGTCTTTCTGCAGCTTCAACACCTCGTCGTTGGCGTAGACCATAGGCGCCGCCACTACGAGACCCCCAGCCAGGATCAGTAGACCCCCGATCAGTGACGTACATCGTTTCACGCTCATTGAATACCTCCCTCTTTATGCGATCCTGTTGCTTCCCAGGAAATCATATCTCACTTCTCTCTAATGCCCCGATTGCCCCTACTTCACTTACGCCGCCTTTTCAGGAATTGCGATCCACGCGTTCATCCAAGCAAAGATGCAGAGCGGCCGCTCTCCTCCTTTCTTTTGCCTAGCCTCTTCACGATTGGGTAAATCACTCGTAACTACTCAGGTGTTTAGGCTGTAGGCTGAAGGCTGTTAGTCGTTGCGCATGGACCGAATCAAGGCGCCCAGAACCTTTTCGGTCTCCATCATGTTCGCGTCGCATTCAGAAAACGCCTGGTTCATCCGTGCGCGTTCCTGCAGGCTAAAAGCCTACAGCCTATCTACCTAAGTAGTTACAATCACTCAACGCTCCGTAATGCGGACATCTTACCGGGTGAAAGAAAACACGCTAATAATACCACGTGACCCGTCCTGCAGATATGCGACGACACCCTTTTCTTTAACAGCCGATAGCACAATCAGGTTCTTCCTGCCGGTACCGTTCAGATCGGCCAAGGCAACGTCACGCACCTTCCCCTCAAGAGGGATCGTCTCCCACCCCCGCGCAAAGGTTCCTTCTTGACGGTCAAACGCCACAACCCGGCTAGGCAGGGACGACTCGACACGAAAAAGCCCAATCTTTTTCGGATTGGTAAAGGTCAGAAGCTCTGTCTTGGCGTTACCCCACAGGGGCGAGGTCTCGACAAGGATTCGCCGCGGCAGGATCTCCCGAATTGCGTGCTCTTCAGGAGTAATCAGGCCCGACTTGAGCCCGTCTCTAGCCAGGAGAGCCCGGTGCGTGGGGATGTGGGAAAAGGCAAGGTGATCGACCTCGCCCAGGTCATCTTTGCCTTCCCATGACGGCTTGCCCTCGCTCCCGTAGGCCTTGACCCGTTGCTCGCTAATAACAGCAACCTCTGATATCTGATCGCCGGTGGCATTGATCGGCGCAAATTCGTAGAGATTCTTCACCTGGACCGGAAGGATGAGTGGCTGCCCTTCGACATACCGCTCGCCATTCCAGGACAGTCGGATGATCGGCCCTTCAAAAGCAGTCAGTTCCCCCATCCGCTGACCGACCAGGATAGGCGTCTCAATACCAGGCCCCATGACCACGCGAAGGAAGTAGCCCAGCTTATCGGCAATTCGGACGAGCTTACTACCTTGAAGTTCCAGGACAAACGAGTGAAGCTCGTTCCGAGCACCGGACAGGGCCGTGATAACGACCTGGGCATGACTGCGGCCATTAATATTGCCGACATCAACATGCAAGTGGCGAATAGACCGGGGACTGCCAATCCTGGCAATCGGCGCCAGTCGTTGATTCTGCCACCGATAGACAATCACCTCAGAGGAGGTTATCCCAACGATCTCTGGCCGTTGATCCCCATCCAGATCTCCCGCTGCCAGTGCAAGAAGCGGATCGGGCAACTCGAATACGACAGACTCTTGCAAACCCTTATTATTATCGGAACGCGCCGGTTCGGCCTCAGCCACAGTCAGGAATGAAGGGGCCCCGGGCTTTCGCAACGCCTCTTCGGCAACCACACCCTTACGGGAAGAGGCTATCTCTGAAGAGGGACCTTTCATCTGCTCGGCAGTTCTCGAAGGCTCAGAACTTTGACGCTCCGCGTGGACGAAAGAGGGTCGTGACGCTGCTGAGGGGGCATGCCCTGAGCCAGGTCGGAGGGCCGGACCAGACGGTGGCGAGGGGGCGGCCACAACCATCGGTCCACGTTCCGCGATCTCGACGCTCGCAACAGTCAACGGCGCTCCGGTAACGACTGACATGACCTGCAGATTCAAGAACAGGCCCTGATGACCAGGACTGAGTTTGCCCAAAACGAGGAGCTGAACGTGCGCCTTCTCCGCCAACAGTTTCAGGGTGGAGGGATCGCCTAATGATTCCACCCGCGAGGAATGCTCCCCCGCCAGCGCGGCCCTGAGGAGCGGATCCTCGATTACGATAAAGCGGCCGGTCTTGGCTAGCGCAATGGCCAGATCTTTCGTGACCGAATGGGCATTCGCTTCCTTGATCCCGCCGGTATTGATGAGTGGAAGGCCAACCAATAGACGGTCTGAACCTACCCGGACCAAATCACTGGCCCTGATGGTAGACCCCTCCTCTCTGGAGACAATGGCCGCCTCCGAGAATTTCTCTTTCACATCAACGACTCTGAGGAGGCCCAGCCTTTTGTCCCGCCTTCCCAAGATCTCGCCAGTCACGGGGTGTTTGACTTCATCTCCTGCCCGATAGACCTGCAGTTCCATCCCCTGGTACACCTTATTGGCCCCCAGGTCGATCAGGACCCGGTCCCTCTCGACTCCTGTCACTGACCCTTGGACGACTGGAAAGGCTTCAGCGAGTTTAGCGGCAGCCTCCTCAGCAGCTTGACCAAAGGCCGGCTCCAGAGCGCGAGCTTGAGAGGCAATGATCGGGATAAAAAGGGTAACGACGAGACAAAGGCAAACCAGCCCGCGCCAGACACATGGAGGAGCAACTCTGACCGTTTTCGTATTCTTCACAAGGTGAGTGAAAACCTTCATGCCATTGAACGCGATCAGCACCGGCTCGATTGTATCGATGAGAAACCATGCACGCCTCTCACGCCCAGGAGAGCCAACCCATTCAGAAACGCTGTTTGATGCGTAACTACTTAGGTGTTTAGGCTGAAGGCTGAAGGCTGTTAGCCATTGCGCATGGACCGAATCAAGGCGCCCAGAACCTTTTCGGTCTCCATCATGTTCGCGTCGCATTCTGAAAACGCCTGGCTCATCCGTGCGCGTTCCTACAGTCT harbors:
- a CDS encoding c-type cytochrome is translated as MRQKKSLLAMLILTFVMLGCVQSLTAQTQKEPAKIEESGQQPKGSEAPAPADPQKPKKLNPFTGNADAIKEGRQLYLQSGCPGCHGSGGGGAMAGATAFIRDTWKFGGDDETYFKVTKGTYPGQTMPAVFGAILSDEQVWKIIAWIRSIYKGDPERISW
- a CDS encoding cold-shock protein; protein product: MERVTGTVKWFNDAKGYGFIAREDGDDVFVHYSAITGAGFRSLNEGQAVEFEVVDGPKGKQAANVSRAA
- a CDS encoding substrate-binding domain-containing protein, with the protein product MSRRSAILSGFVVVMILFPFAWQAWGGHVNPLRVCGDPNNLPFSNKQSEGFENKIAEVIAKEMKIELTYFWWPHQQGLVRRALKPGLCDVMISIPQGWDRVLWTKPYYRSAYAFVYRKDRGFHISSLDDPILKRLKIGVYINSPPMEALANRDIRTNLVGYSLVNYGDQNERSDKIIRDLVAGEIDVVLDWGPMAGYFAKRLNGSTPLEVVLLQGGEPRIPFTFEFSMGVKEGNTALKAELEQAISKRHAEIRKILEEYGVPLLPLLAHEQFPKVEEKPGEIFYRSFDRDDPLPSY
- a CDS encoding PQQ-dependent dehydrogenase, methanol/ethanol family; this encodes MSVKRCTSLIGGLLILAGGLVVAAPMVYANDEVLKLQKDDGQWAQQSKDYAGTRYSTLNQITPENAKNLKVAWSFSLGTLNGQQGGPLVVGDTMYAHSSYSTGNSHNIFALDLTKEGAPIKWKYVAKHDPKAVPVACCDLVHKGLQYGNGKILYQTLDGMVIALDAKTGKELWKTRNADPSKGETNTAAGLVIKDKYIAGVAGGEFGVRGWVAAYDINTGKQVWKARSVGPDEDLKLASDFNAANPHYGRFGEGTKSWPGEEWKTGGGTTWGYYAYDPDLNLFYYGSGNPGTWNPAPRKGGDNKWSMTIWARNPDTGVAKWAYQMTPWDNWDYDGIDESVLTEQTIDGKKRKVLTHFDRNGFVYTLDRADGTLLRADAFVYVNWAKGIDLKTGRPIVNPDKLTKQGEDTKNICPCAMGGKNYLPAAYSPVTNLFYASVNNMCMSYEGVKVQYTAGAPYVGATVLMYEGHEGKDKGWWGDLIAWDVVKGKRAWAIKESQPPWSGPVVTSTNVVFYGTMDGWFKAVDARDGKLLWKHKVGSGIIGNPITYKGPDGKQYVAVYSGVGGWFGATVSLDLPSDDPTAALGGVNAAYLSGLPMATTKGGTLYVFGL